In Macadamia integrifolia cultivar HAES 741 chromosome 12, SCU_Mint_v3, whole genome shotgun sequence, the following are encoded in one genomic region:
- the LOC122057391 gene encoding probable ribosome biogenesis protein RLP24, whose product MRLEKCWFCSSTIYPGHGIQFVRNDAKIFRFCRSKCHKNFKMKRNPRKVKWTKAYRRLHGKDMTQDSTFEFERKRNRPERYDRNVTENTLKAIKKIDKVRVDREARHHALRMKGKKAKEQREAAKELEQSIHMVKAPAALQKEPSLTLPKIKVKVSHQQAEENHQMEE is encoded by the exons ATGAGATTAGAGAAATGTTGGTTCTGTTCCTCCACTATTTATCCTGGGCATGGTATTCAGTTTGTTCGCAATGATGCAAAG ATTTTTCGTTTTTGTAGATCCAAGTGTCACAAGAACTTCAAGATGAAGCGAAATCCTCGCAAGGTAAAATGGACAAAAGCATATAGGCGGTTGCATGGAAAGGATATGACACAG GATTCAACGTTTGAGTTTGAGAGGAAACGAAACAGACCGGAGAGATATGACAGGAATGTTACAGAGAATACACTGAAGGCCATTAAGAAGATAGATAAGGTTAGAGTAGATAGGGAAGCCAGACACCATGCATTGAG gatgaagggaaagaaagcCAAGGAGCAGAGGGAGGCGGCAAAGGAGTTGGAGCAGAGCATCCACATGGTCAAGGCTCCTGCTGCTCTTCAAAAAGAGCCATCTCTCACCCTTCCGAAGATCAAAGTCAAAGTTTCCCATCAACAGGCAGAGGAGAATCACCAAATGGAAGAGTGA
- the LOC122058449 gene encoding PAN domain-containing protein At5g03700-like, with protein sequence MERPIRSLRFLLQLSSLLFLNQPWFSLQETTPQQLIKGFTATPYPSVSSFQPLLDNPNGTFSLGFLRNGTSQLALAIIHVPSSEPVWLANPNRWALWSNPTELFFNGSFVLSDRHSGVLWSTATDGDFIVLEENGNLQIKKFDSSPIIVWQSFDFPSDTLLENQNFTVNMSLVSSNNLYSMRMGDNFLGLYAEFKTGLDQIYWRHRALEAKATIVVGNGSIYARLSSNGFLGMYQTEAAPVDMQVFNTFQSSISGIRRFKLESDGNIKDYYWDGSKWVLDFEGIQDACDLPNPCGSYSLCIPGGGGCSCLDNRTEYSTSGDCFPPESGDFCGGIDQDKGDSSWVLTRSGVELPYKELMGFETMGSLEECEKSCESNCTCWGAVFNNASGLCYPVGYPINTLVSVADDSKIGYFKVRGTEGGKRRGMGFAVGIGLLVGAVVIFVGVGGFMIYKVWRRKKEGDDMFKEEQRLSYRDLLRSSSSVSVELSKR encoded by the coding sequence ATGGAGAGACCCATTCGATCACTGAGGTTTCTTCTTCagctttcctctcttctctttctcaacCAACCATGGTTCTCACTGCAAGAGACCACGCCGCAACAGCTTATCAAAGGCTTCACAGCCACTCCATACCCATCCGTATCATCTTTCCAACCCCTTCTCGACAACCCCAACGGAACTTTCTCTCTTGGGTTCCTCCGAAATGGAACTTCCCAACTCGCTCTCGCCATCATTCATGTCCCTTCTTCAGAACCCGTTTGGCTCGCAAATCCAAATCGTTGGGCTCTCTGGTCAAACCCAACAGAGCTATTCTTCAATGGTAGTTTCGTCTTGTCCGATCGACACTCAGGGGTTCTTTGGTCAACTGCTACCGACGGTGACTTCATCGTTCTTGAGGAGAATGGAAATCTTCAAATAAAGAAGTTCGATAGTTCACCTATAATCGTATGGCAGAGTTTCGATTTTCCCTCCGATACTCTTCTCGAGAATCAAAATTTCACAGTCAATATGTCTCTGGTTTCATCAAATAATCTCTATTCTATGAGAATGGGAGACAATTTTTTGGGCTTGTACGCCGAGTTCAAAACAGGGTTGGATCAGATTTACTGGAGACACAGAGCTTTGGAAGCGAAAGCAACCATCGTCGTTGGCAATGGATCCATTTATGCTCGGCTAAGCTCGAATGGGTTTCTGGGTATGTATCAAACAGAAGCAGCTCCAGTCGATATGCAAGTTTTTAATACCTTTCAAAGTTCGATTTCAGGGATCCGACGATTCAAATTAGAATCGGATGGGAACATCAAAGATTATTACTGGGACGGATCGAAATgggttttagattttgaaggGATCCAAGACGCATGTGACCTCCCAAACCCATGTGGATCGTACAGTCTTTGTATTCCAGGGGGAGGTGGTTGCTCGTGTTTGGATAACAGAACAGAGTATTCCACCTCCGGCGATTGTTTCCCACCGGAATCCGGCGATTTCTGCGGTGGGATTGACCAAGATAAAGGGGATTCGTCTTGGGTATTGACAAGAAGCGGCGTTGAGTTGCCTTACAAGGAGTTGATGGGGTTTGAAACAATGGGATCTTTGGAGGAATGTGAGAAGTCCTGCGAGAGTAACTGTACTTGTTGGGGAGCTGTATTCAATAACGCTTCTGGGTTGTGTTACCCAGTTGGGTATCCGATAAACACATTGGTGAGTGTAGCAGATGATAGCAAGATTGGGTATTTTAAGGTGAGAGGAACTGaaggagggaagagaagaggaatGGGTTTTGCAGTTGGGATAGGTCTGTTGGTTGGTGCGGTTGTGATCTTTGTTGGGGTTGGTGGGTTTATGATATACAAGGtttggaggaggaagaaggaaggagatgaTATGTTCAAGGAGGAGCAGCGGTTGTCTTACAGGGATCTGCTGCGATCCTCGAGCTCTGTATCAGTTGAGCTCTCCAAGAGATGA
- the LOC122058471 gene encoding PAN domain-containing protein At5g03700-like, with product MERPIRSLRFLLQLSSLLFLNQPWFSLQETTPQQLIKGFTATPYPSVSSFQPLLDNPNGTFSLGFLRNGTSQLALAIIHVPSSEPVWLANPNRWALWSNPTELFFNGSFVLSDRHSGVLWSTATDGDFIVLEENGNLQIKKFDSSPIIVWQSFDFPSDTLLENQNFTVNMSLVSSNNLYSMRMGDNFLGLYAEFKTGLDQIYWRHRALEAKATIVVGNGSIYARLSSNGFLGMYQTEAAPVDMQVFNTFQSSISGIRRFKLESDGNIKDYYWDGSKWVLDFEGIQDACDLPNPCGSYSLCIPGGGGCSCLDNRTEYSTSGDCFPPESGDFCGGIDQDKGDSSWVLTRSGVELPYKELMGFETMGSLEECEKSCESNCTCWGAVFNNASGLCYPVGYPINTLVSVADDSKIGYFKVRGTEGGKRRGMGFAVGIGLLVGAVVIFVGVGGFMIYKVWRREKEGDDMFKEEQRLSYRDLLRSSSSVSVELSKR from the coding sequence ATGGAGAGGCCCATTCGATCACTTAGGTTTCTTCTTCagctttcctctcttctctttctcaacCAACCATGGTTCTCACTGCAAGAGACCACGCCGCAACAGCTTATCAAAGGCTTCACAGCCACTCCATACCCATCCGTATCATCTTTCCAACCCCTTCTCGACAACCCCAACGGAACTTTCTCTCTTGGGTTCCTCCGAAATGGAACTTCCCAACTCGCTCTCGCCATCATTCATGTCCCTTCTTCAGAACCCGTTTGGCTCGCAAATCCAAATCGTTGGGCTCTCTGGTCAAACCCAACAGAGCTATTCTTCAATGGTAGTTTCGTCTTGTCCGATCGACACTCAGGGGTTCTTTGGTCAACTGCTACCGACGGTGACTTCATCGTTCTTGAGGAGAATGGAAATCTTCAAATAAAGAAGTTCGATAGTTCACCTATAATCGTATGGCAGAGTTTCGATTTTCCCTCCGATACTCTTCTCGAGAATCAAAATTTCACAGTCAATATGTCTCTGGTTTCATCAAATAATCTCTATTCTATGAGAATGGGAGACAATTTTTTGGGCTTGTACGCCGAGTTCAAAACAGGGTTGGATCAGATTTACTGGAGACACAGAGCTTTGGAAGCGAAAGCAACCATCGTCGTTGGCAATGGATCCATTTATGCTCGGCTAAGCTCGAATGGGTTTCTGGGTATGTATCAAACAGAAGCAGCTCCAGTCGATATGCAAGTTTTTAATACCTTTCAAAGTTCGATTTCAGGGATCCGACGATTCAAATTAGAATCGGATGGGAACATCAAAGATTATTACTGGGACGGATCGAAATgggttttagattttgaaggGATCCAAGACGCATGTGACCTCCCAAACCCATGTGGATCGTACAGTCTTTGTATTCCAGGGGGAGGTGGTTGCTCGTGTTTGGATAACAGAACAGAGTATTCCACCTCCGGCGATTGTTTCCCACCGGAATCCGGCGATTTCTGCGGTGGGATTGACCAAGATAAAGGGGATTCGTCTTGGGTATTGACAAGAAGCGGCGTTGAGTTGCCTTACAAGGAGTTGATGGGGTTTGAAACAATGGGATCTTTGGAGGAATGTGAGAAGTCCTGCGAGAGTAACTGTACTTGTTGGGGAGCTGTATTCAATAACGCTTCTGGGTTGTGTTACCCAGTTGGGTATCCGATAAACACATTGGTGAGTGTAGCAGATGATAGCAAGATTGGGTATTTTAAGGTGAGAGGAACTGaaggagggaagagaagaggaatGGGTTTTGCAGTTGGGATAGGTCTGTTGGTTGGTGCGGTTGTGATCTTTGTTGGGGTTGGTGGGTTTATGATATACAAGGTTTGGAGGAgggagaaggaaggagatgaTATGTTCAAGGAGGAGCAGCGGTTGTCTTACAGGGATCTGCTGCGATCCTCGAGCTCTGTATCAGTTGAGCTCTCCAAGAGATGA